The Podospora pseudopauciseta strain CBS 411.78 chromosome 2 map unlocalized CBS411.78m_2, whole genome shotgun sequence genome has a window encoding:
- a CDS encoding uncharacterized protein (EggNog:ENOG503P8GB), with product MFSLFGLAFIFIVGTGAGAVIEKEYGYWNLTIVGGASATGWRYQDTTSVFLARGDEEGVGRGEVKCHWVYNPETRGETMECTEAGFGYQWGDEGRTDITVQQTLENIDGGVGSITLGGTANVTLRYGTSANGRGFEGRVIVSARRCCWGRMNG from the exons ATGTTCTCCCTTTTTGGCCTTGCTTTCATTTTTATTGTTGGGACAGGAGCTGGTGCGGTGATAGAAAAGGAGTATGGCTACTGGAACTTGACGATTGTGGGAGGAGCGTCCGCCACTGGGTGGCGGTATCAGGACACGACGTCTGTGTTTTTGGCGAGgggggacgaggagggggtagggaggggggaggtcaAGTGTCATTGGGTTTATAACCCTGAGACGAGAGGGGAGACGATGGAGTGTACTGAGGCGGGATTTGGGTATCAGTGGGGGGATGAGGGTAGGACGG ATATCACTGTGCAACAGACCCTGGAGAACATCGATGGTGGAGTAGGAAGCATCACACTAGGTGGAACGGCCAACGTGACTTTGAGATATGGAACTTCAGCGAACGGGCGAGGATTCGAGGGCAGGGTCATCGTGTCTGCTAGGAGATGCTGTTGGGGCAGGATGAATGGGTAG
- a CDS encoding uncharacterized protein (COG:S; EggNog:ENOG503PEV2): MWSSTIFAATTLATFLKGVSSAPPPSTDEAPNGIAGYNIVDVSWDLPIKLDDPTSEIVTVTGTIEEAIAQMEAAYPGWNETFQAGIPTDPMPTGDDTSFVSVGTADEQPESINCKVDYDGARTSKIWDGICYLRRLNTDPPKNGPGPGNCGRVSCSWKSAIYWCNDNLEEKELTWKQIGDGANSVLHGGCITGRSTYQRVKGQAFFKDNWNVLVRGDDC; the protein is encoded by the exons ATGTGGTCCAGTACCATCTTCGCTGCCACCACCCTGGCCACTTTTCTGAAG GGTGTCTCCAGcgctccccccccctccactgACGAAGCCCCGAACGGAATTGCCGGCTACAACATAGTCGACGTTTCCTGGGACCTCCCCATCAAGCTTGACGACCCCACCAGCGAGATCGTCACCGTGACCGGCACGATCGAGGAGGCCATTGCCCAAATGGAAGCCGCCTACCCCGGCTGGAACGAGACCTTCCAAGCCGGAATCCCTACCGATCCCATGCCCACCGGTGATGACACGAGCTTCGTCTCCGTCGGCACCGCTGATGAACAGCCCGAGTCCATCAACTGCAAGGTGGACTACGACGGCGCGAGAACGAGCAAAATCTGGGACGGGATTTGTTACTTGAGGCGTTTGAACACTGACCCACCCAAGAACGGGCCGGGGCCGGGGAATTGTGGACGAGTGAGCTGTTCGTGGAAGTCGGCTATCTATTGGTGCAACGAT AActtggaagagaaggagctCACGTGGAAGCAAATTGGCGATGGCGCGAATTCTGTGCTGCATGGTGGATGCATCACTGGTAGATCGACCTATCAAAGGGTCAAGGGCCAGGCGTTCTTCAAGGACAATTGGAATGTCCTTGTTCGTGGGGATGATTGCTGA
- a CDS encoding uncharacterized protein (COG:S; EggNog:ENOG503PQF0), with product MIAQRASICHIQIVLDNVLETRWYGGWDRLSDAIDRSVTVQAEDIFNERKAQKIMLDDCFSQSRMCFQLLRFLRIAPEWMKETQEDLHDFYRIFGIHPLRGWHESTSETAKFDRIVKENWDRDMAQFDSFQAKLERRIEVKADEIRGLQDGILSATNLLEASKSTSMNRRIIVFTVVTIFYLPLSYVTAVYSMSLIQDEDLSHLKWSHVGSMVVVACLTYMISVAVVFFVDRKKIIPLGPSTSPRRYQRQAVVLECL from the exons ATGATTGCTCAAAGAGCTAGCATTTGTCATATACAAATTGTGTTGGACAACGTCTTGGAGACAAGGTGGTATGGAGGGTGGGACCGTCTGTCGGATGCAATTGACAGATCTGTCACCGTTCAG GCAGAGGACATCTTCAATGAACGCAAGGCCCAGAAGATCATGCTCGACGACTGCTTCAGCCAATCACGAATGTGCTTTCAGCTTCTCCGTTTCCTACGAATTGCTCCTGAATGGATGAAAGAGACTCAAGAGGACCTGCATGACTTTTATAGAATCTTTGGCATTCATCCTCTACGGGGTTGGCATGAATCCACTTCCGAGACAGCCAAATTTGACAGGATAGTTAAAGAGAACTGGGACAGGGACATGGCACAATTTGACAGCTTCCAAGCTAAGCTCGAGAGACGCATCGAGGTCAAGGCAGACGAGATACGTGGGCTTCAAGATGGG ATCTTGAGCGCCACAAATCTGCTGGAAGCCTCCAAGTCAACATCGATGAATCGCCGTATCATTGTTTTCACTGTTGTCACTATATTCTACCTTCCACTCAGCTATGTGACT GCTGTTTACAGCATGTCCCTCATCCAAGACGAAGACCTGTCCCACCTCAAGTGGTCTCATGTCGGATCCATGGTTGTAGTAGCATGTCTAACATACATGATATCCGTTGCAGTCGTCTTCTTTGTCGACCGCAAGAAGATTATACCCTTGGGTCCTTCGACGAGTCCCCGCCGGTATCAAAGACAAGCCGTGGTTCTGGAGTGCCTGTAA